From Rhodamnia argentea isolate NSW1041297 chromosome 10, ASM2092103v1, whole genome shotgun sequence, a single genomic window includes:
- the LOC125312699 gene encoding uncharacterized protein LOC125312699 — translation MASQKEMVIAKWTEPLTQLLRSWCRYSLDKFKNGLFKLKKLYGSFKKLLNQTGFGWDNVNNRIVVDDETLRESHIKQNTEWATFGKEGFPLYPQLCVVFGDTYATEEYATGNVQDLMSSEDGDNGAGDEVAGGFALCAPEELRVPEPQVEDGLDNEDQTRQVLGNEPIATPIYEKNKFSRTPNSKRRRKNTSYDFAGTCKAIQDSLKIKMAQSLHTSMTSQAPQPAGPYSMGALIAIPKGMPATEPTLYAKALNHGSMNVAWREGFILTELE, via the exons ATGGCATcccaaaaagaaatggttattGCTAAGTGGACCGAGCCATTGACGCAATTGTTG CGATCGTGGTGCCGGTATTCTTTGGATAAGTTCAAGAACGGGTTATTCAAACTGAAGAAGCTGTATGGCAGTTTTAAAAAGCTTCTTAATCAAACCGGATTTGGATGGGACAATGTAAACAACAGGATTGTTGTGGATGATGAAACTCTCCGGGAGTCTCATATCAAG CAAAATACCGAATGGGCTACATTCGGGAAGGAAGGATTTCCTTTGTATCCCCAGCTTTGTGTGGTGTTTGGGGATACATATGCTACCGAGGAGTATGCAACAGGAAATGTACAAGACTTGATGTCATCAGAGGACGGTGACAATGGTGCTGGGGATGAAGTTGCTGGTGGTTTTGCGTTATGTGCACCGGAGGAATTAAGGGTCCCAGAACCACAGGTCGAAGATGGGTTAGATAATGAAGACCAAACTCGACAAGTGTTGGGTAATGAACCGATAGCTACCCCAATTTATGAGAAAAACAAGTTCAGTAGGACTCCAAAttcgaagaggaggagaaagaacaCTTCATATGATTTTGCCGGAACATGCAAAGCCATTCAAGATTCCCTCAAAATTAAAATGGCTCAATCATTACATACCTCTATGACCTCACAAGCCCCACAGCCTGCAGGCCCCTACTCCATGGGAGCCTTGATTGCCATCCCGAAAGGCATGCCCGCCACGGAACCTACTCTGTATGCCAAAGCTCTAAATCATGGTTCCATGAATGTTGCTTGGAGAGAGGGTTTCATCCTAACGGAACTCGAATAG